Sequence from the Parus major isolate Abel chromosome 1, Parus_major1.1, whole genome shotgun sequence genome:
CATCATTAGCCAACTCGATCAGCTTGTCAGTCTTACAAGTCTTTGACTTCATGTTTGCTGTTACAGGCTCCAAGAGTGATGCAGAACTGTAGGAACGACATTTGTTTGTTTACCCTTCTGGCCAGTATCAAATATTCTGACTCAAACTGGTACATAGTATGGTAGATAGGAAACCATACCTTGTGCAAAGAAATTTATCCATATAACAGTTCATCTCCAATTTCCTGGAATGGCTCGGAGTCCACCTGCCATACAGTGGACTGAATCTGCACAGAACACTCTCTGAACCCTAGAACTTTGTTCTAGAGGAGTGCATTTATTTCCTAACTACCATACCACGTTTCTGATTTTCAATAAAGGATTGTTTAAATTCCACATTTCAACCATATTTTCAGTTCaactgaaaacagaggaaaaagcttCTTTCTTACTGAAAGGTTGAAAATCATTTAGGATAGGTGTTGCTGAGCTGGAAACCATTGCAATGCAATGTTCTCAAtgagaacaagagaaaaagccCCTGAGCAGATAGGAAATAATCCATTGTCTCAAGATAGTGACTATATTTTATTGGAAAAGGAGGCAAGATGTTTGCCAAGAATGGCATGCCCCATCTCTGtcagtgttcaaagccaggttgaTCAGGCTCTGAGAATCTGGTCTCATGAAAAGTGTCCCTGTCTatggaagggactttaaaactagatgatctttaaggtgtCTTCCAGCCCAATTTATTCCTTGAGTCTGTACTTAACCAGGTACCTTGCTGctatttgaaaaagaaacaaaacagttgGGGAATGAATGAGGTTAATCTTTAATGAGGAATGGCCTTACCTCCACTCAGCACTAACAGCAGCTTACACTGGGTTTCTGTTCCATTCACTTGAATCTTCCTGTGCATTGAAATTCATTATTTGCCTAATAATGCCACAAAAAGCTTTTCTAGGCTATAGCTATTTGCAAtaaacatttctcttctttgcAGGAGAAGAACCACTTGCTCTCCAAAAACCTAAAATGGTACCAAATATCATGCAAAGCTGGTAGGAACATGAAATAACCTCTAGCTCATAGCTGCAATTCTTCTTGACTGGCAGTCAGCTGCCCAGCAATCAAGAGTTACGAACTGAATCTTTCTCACCCAGAAGTTCAGCTGATGCTTCTCATTACAGGTACTCGGAAGATGGAATACAAGGGCAACAGCTGGCACGAGACCTGCTTTATCTGCTACCGCTGCCAGCAGCCTATTGGGACAAAGAGCTTCATCCCTAAGGACAATCAAAACTTTTGTGTACCCTGCTATGAAAAGCAGTTTGCCATGCAATGCGTCCACTGCAAGAAGGTAGAGCTCTTATTTTGCTTACAGGAAACCTAAGGGATTGAAGTCCATCCCATTTTATATCCAAGTAGGCAGAATATCTCATTTTGGTATGCCTAAAAAGATTAAGTCTTAACTGGTTTTAAGAGATGATATAATTTCAGTTCCACTTGTAAGAGAAAACTCACTGACATAGTCTGGAGAAGCAGAAAGTAAATACTTCATCTGAAATACGAAATAAACTAGTGTTTCCCAAAGAAAGTAACAGGGAAGTTGAAGCACATCAGGTAATTCCTTCAGCATGAAGAAAGGAACAGGTGAAGGAACAGCAATGAGACAAACTCTAGTATGtgcaaacaaaaagcaacataCAAAGAGTAGCTTGAAAAACAGAGTACAATTGAGACTGAGATTTTACAATATGTGCAGAATAAAGTACTTTTAGCATGGGGcttctttttataaataagGAAATCACAGTAAATCACttacattattttctcaaaGTCAACTCCAAGCAAAATTATAATCTTTCTGTTGCTAAgccttcttctcctcctcccacccacTGAAATCTCATCACCCTTCCTCTTTACCAAATCATAATACAAACCTGCCTCTcttaagaaaacacttttttgtcttttttttttcctgaaacaggCTATCACCACAGGAGGTGTGACCTACAGGGAGCAGCCATGGCATAAGGAGTGCTTTGTGTGTACTGCATGCAAGAAGCAGTTGTCTGGACAGCGCTTtacctccagggatgagttTGCATACTGCTTGAGCTGCTTCTGCAACCTCTACGCCAAAAAGTGTGCTGGATGCACAAACCCAATCAGTGGTAGGTCTCTCATGGCTGGTACCTTTGCATTTTGTGGAAGTTTTATGTATTGAGTTGCTACTAAAggcaaaactaaacaaaaagtCTGGCCTATTACAAGAGATGCCCAACTAAACTTTTTCATGGAACTCCAGCTACTCCAGCTACTCCAGCTCCTCATTTTTGAGATTAAGCAAAAGACAACTACTACTAAGAGgcatttctcccttttttatcttctttcatTTGTACAGCTTCAATATACCTGATGATGACTGCCATAGCCTCAAACTCTGGAATGCTTTTTTACTAAACTGCTTCTTTTCCTGAGGAATTCTTCCTTCAGAGCTCTGAATCAAGTCATGACACATGAcagacttcttttttaattatctaaATGCACCTCTACAAAACATAAATTATGCTCAGGCACCATAAAACATTCTGTAAAAAACTACCAGAATTCTGTTCAGAGGAAggtgctttgcttttcttctgctgcatgTTGCAGGGCCATCCCTTGGAAGTTCATTTCTGCCATTATCACCAGAGATAAGAGCCTTGCTCATTAACTTCGCTGAAAGCAACAGAAGTATTTGAGGATGAAAATCTTAGTCACTACAGAATAAGGGTGGCAAAATTAGCACAGCAACAAACAGATTTGTCACAATGGCATTTTGTCACTGCTGTATGTCAGATGTCCATGTCAGTCTGCATGACCTGATGGCTGACCTGCTATTCTTTTCTTGTAACAGaatgattttgcttttcaaacagGACTTGGAGGAACCAAGTACATCTCTTTTGAAGAACGGCAGTGGCATAATGATTGCTTTAACTGTAAGAAGTGCTCCCTTTCACTGGTGGGTCGTGGCTTCCTCACAGAAAGGGATGACATCCTTTGCCCTGAATGTGGAAAGGATATTTAAAGCTCAGACTAAGAGGtgaggaagaagggaggaaagcCGTGCTCGAAATATATAGTCTGAAACACATGGATGTTCAGTTAGTTTTGCCACTCTGTATCTCACTGTATATTAACatttcttaacatttttctttatactcTCCAAATCTGGAGGGAAAACAACTTGAAAATTTCTAATAGCAGTGTCGGTGTTTAAGATTTCTACCAACAGCAAAAACTAATGCAAAATTCATTATGTGAAACTATTTGGCTGTTTTTGACATAACATActatttttaaggtttttggttttatttttcctaacaAATATTCCCATTACAAGCAAGTGATACAGTTCAAGGATTACAATGGCCACACACAATACATTCATAGGTGGATATTTAGGGTGAAGCCTTCAgcccactgaaatcaatggaaaaGGCCATTCAAAAGGCCTTTCATAAGGCTGGTGTAACCCCAGTGTTCTTGAGCTATGTGACTAGTGTGTGCTGTCAAGTCTGTAGAAAGACTGCAAAAGTAGAGTGTGTTTCAATGTACATGGATTTGTGACATGCCACAAAGAGATAATGATGAAACAGTGGGAGTGCTTCATGACAGATACACATTTTATTGCATGTCTAGCTGATCATTGTGTGAAGTACAAGTTCTGATTGACAGTGTCAGTATCACAGTTAGTTGACATTACACTGCacattgtatttttcaaaataaaattatttaaaacaaaacttcaaTTGTGGCTTAATTGTATTTACataatatttacaaaaatgttttcaatttctgaagaaacacaATGCAAACAAACACAACCCTTTTTGCACCCAATTTTGTGGGGTGTGAAGTTCAGACAATTTTCAGTAGGGCCCTGCTGTACAACATAGTCTTTTACTATGAAAGTCAGTGGGAAAACTATCAGCAAAAATGAACAAGTGTGTGAAAAAACACACTGAACTGACTGCAGCTGATAAAAATGTGTTCATAGGCTCTAAACTCAagcccaaaatatttttcttctcagcaagCAAGGAGGTCAAGACAATTCAAAAGGCTGCTATCTATCTTCCCGAAAGTCAGAAGTTCAATTTCTAGTAGGGCATGCTTTAATTTTGTTCTCTATTGGGATACATAATACCTTTTGTTGTAGCATAATTTCTGCTACATGTTTGCCACAGCAGCAACTGTCAGCAACAGCATGCTGGCAGGACAGTAACATCAAAAGGAAACAAtacaaaggaagagaaaccTTTTCCCAACTGCAAGAAATACTGCCATCTTATGCAATGTACAATCCCAGTACACCTTCCAGACGGAATTCATTTGTGTtcagaagaaggaggaaagaaatatgTCACGCCTCCAACAGGAATCTTCAGATGTGAAATTAAGATTTAGGAATATACTTACTCTGTGTGCTACTGGGCAGGGAAAGTTTGCTCCTAGCTTCTGCCACCACTCTTGAATTTGTCTCTTTGTACCAAGTGCAAAGCACTCACAGGTCATTCCCCTTTCATTAATTCAACAATTGAAATAGATGTATCTGATCAGATTTAGTTTATTGCACACCATGAAGAACTTGGCTGGGTGACATTTTTGAAGTGCACACTGTGCTAATCAGAATTCAGTGAATGACTAAATTCCATCCCTTGGTGATTTCATTCTATGATGAAAGCTGTAacaaacagccacaaaaatcCTTCTTTATCCACACCTCCAAAAGGAGGGCAAAGCCCCCTCTCCTCAGGGGTCTGCCAATCCCCCAGCACATTGCTGCTCTGCTCTAGTATTTTGCTGAGAGAAGAAAGATTCCTTTGAGCTAAAGGGGTAGTgcccctgtacttggcactgaTGAGAAGCCACATATTGAGTCATGTGCTCAGTTTGAGGTGCCTTACTAAAATCAGGACAGAGGTGCTGGAGAGCATCCAGAGAATagcaatggagctggtgaagcagctgaagctgggagttgcttagcctggagaaaagaaggctgaGGTGTACAACTGCCTAAAAGGAGATCATAGCAATGTGGGGCTTGGCCTCTTTCTCTCAGGCAGCTTGTGATAAGACAAGGGGAAACAGCCTCAGATTTTGATAAGGGAAGGTCAGGCCAGGTACTAGGAAAATTTTCTTGATTGGATGTGGTAAAACAGGCTCCCAGGGAATGGTGGAGTCACCCACCATCTTTGGAAGTATTCAAAAAACACGCAGACCCGGCGCTTTGTGATACAACTTAATGTGCATGTGGAATTCAGCtgaaggttggacttgatgatcttggaagTATTTACCAACCCTGATGATTCTAAGGCAGtaggagcagcacagcttgtACCTTGCCTCCCAAGTAGTACAGCAGATGGCAAAATGGCCCCAGCTTTGGGGGAAGGTCGGTGAAACATGACAAGGCTGGAAAGcatcccagcctttcctcctggAAA
This genomic interval carries:
- the FHL2 gene encoding four and a half LIM domains protein 2, whose translation is MTERFDCHYCKESLFGKKYILKEDSPYCVKCYENLYSNTCEECKKPIGADCKDLSYKDRHWHETCFQCFQCKNSLVDKPFAAKEEHLLCTDCYSNEYSSKCNECKKTIMPGTRKMEYKGNSWHETCFICYRCQQPIGTKSFIPKDNQNFCVPCYEKQFAMQCVHCKKAITTGGVTYREQPWHKECFVCTACKKQLSGQRFTSRDEFAYCLSCFCNLYAKKCAGCTNPISGLGGTKYISFEERQWHNDCFNCKKCSLSLVGRGFLTERDDILCPECGKDI